CAAAAACACTGATCGTAATTTAGATAATTCGTTTTTATGTCATTTTCTTCAGATAACACCGGATAAGGAAAACTATTTTTTAAGAATGAAGCAATTCTATCATTAATATACTTATCAGTACTTAATGAAATATCTTTTTTTTCTGCTGAAAGTATCTTTCTTTTTTCTTTCTTTATTTCTGCAACTACTGAATGGATTAATTCTTTAATCTGATTTATCATCATAGAATCCTCATAAGATAATCTCTTCCTATAGAGATATATCTGCTTTAAATACATCTTTTGTAAAGATATCTTGCTCTGCACTTATAGTCAATGCTCTCAACTGTCCACAGATTTTGCTGAGAACCAGAAAATCAAAGGCTTTTAGCATTATATTGCTCCATAAATTCACAAGAAATTGGTCAGCATATTACAATTACGACACATTTTCAAACGGTGTATCTTATTTGCTTGAAACAGCGAAGAACTTCTTGAAATTACTCACCTTCTCTTATTTGCTAGCCAGTGTGTTTATTTATGTTTCCAACAATCATCTCAGTATCAACATCAAAACAGCCCCACTCGATTCGCACACATAATACATGAATAATTACAGGCATTTGTAAACTCAATCATTGCGGTTTCTGCGGGTAATTCAACAATTTCTTTACTATACATTTTTAACATGGTAGTCCTCCATTATAATTGTGAATTCATAAACCACTGGCTATACTGTTGAGACTCAGTTCAACTTTCCATTGAGAAGGCGGTAGCAGCCGCTGTTTCCTCCGTCAGCGGGGAGGGTGACACTTTGGCTCCCCACAGGGCTTCTGTGATGTCTTCTACTCTCCGCACAGAAACTCCCGCTAAATACATTTCCACCATCGCTTCTTCTACGGAAATCTTCCGGCGCTTATACCGTTCAATGATCGCCGTTTCGAAAGTGACCTTCTTCAGCTTTGGCATCTGAAGGGTAACTTCCCCCCCTGTGTCAACAGCTTTCGGTCATAATGGCCGGCCCGATACCCTTTGCGCTCAGCTCTTCTTTCGTGTTTCTGGGCATTGACCAATTGCTCAGCTTCAGCTTCCAACATAGCATTCAAGGCTTCTTCGACAGTTCCCCGTACAAATTCCCCCAAATGGTTTTTGACTTCTTCCTCATTTATCTCGATAATCTTACTGTTCATATAGTCCTCTTTCTGACTTGGTTTTGGTCGTACTTAATCAATCGTCAGATTGAGGACTTTCTTTTTATCAAAATTAGAATTTGCGCAAGATATTGTACGTCATCTATTTACTTGAAGTCCTATGAATCAGTGCGAGAACTGAAAACCGGACTTACCCGGTACTTTCAATTCTACAACAGCCGAAGATTTCATCAGGGCCTGGATTATAGGACTCCGGAAGAGATGTATATATCATTCCATGAAAAGGAGCTTAAAGCTGCTGCATAGTCAGATTATACCGGTAGGTTCCACCTTAAATAGTTTACAAAACTGTTTGACAAACGGGCTCAGCATATTCCGCTCGATCATCAAGATGCGACCACAGCGCCGTAAGCTTCTACTTCAATGCCGTTTCTTCGAACAAAATGGATCCGCATTCAGCCTGGTTTCGACTTCAACCAATCTAAAGATTTCTGGAGAAATTTTAAATGGCTCAGCTATGGTATTTTCATATCGATGAACGTTCACATTGTGTCTATCTTGATATAACATTTTGCACAAAATTACTTTCTGATCGTGGAAACGATATTTTTATAGATAAATCATAGGGTCTCTTTTTTAACACGTTAAAAAGCCTCATTATTTCTATAGAACAAGATTAAGCCAACAACTGAGGACCTATGCGAAAACATCCATTTTGAAAACACAAGAAGCAAAAATCTAGATCTTATTTTTCAGCTTGGACATCTGTCTCCATGAAGCAGCAAATTTTTCGGTTTAAATAATTCCCATTTAAAATTGGAAATATATAAACTGACTAGCTTCATACCCGGAACCATAAAATCCAAAAATAATGAGCGAAAAAATAGCCACATAATAAATAATCCACCTGAATAATAGATTTTGCCTGTCTATAGTAACCCTGATAGATTTATTACACTCATGCATTATGTCAACCAAAAATAAAATTATAATCGATGGTATTAAAACTAAAATTTCTTTAGAGTCTATACCCATTTTAAAAAGTGAACCATCAAAAAAAATCCAAGGATTAAATGTTGAAAACATACTCTTTATCATTTGAACTGCTATTGTAGTATTTCTAGCTCTGAAGAATATCCAGGCAAGATCCGTAAGAATAAACGTAATTATACATTGAAAAACTCTATAAGAACCACACCCTGTG
The genomic region above belongs to Sediminispirochaeta bajacaliforniensis DSM 16054 and contains:
- a CDS encoding integrase core domain-containing protein, with amino-acid sequence MVFDFFLIYLDNLTVHIVLFLTWFWSYLINRQIEDFLFIKIRICARYCTSSIYLKSYESVRELKTGLTRYFQFYNSRRFHQGLDYRTPEEMYISFHEKELKAAA